A section of the Malus sylvestris chromosome 17, drMalSylv7.2, whole genome shotgun sequence genome encodes:
- the LOC126611734 gene encoding putative F-box/FBD/LRR-repeat protein At4g03220, which produces MGLSHVHCLTLESQCIEILSNSNYFAVDLNPFNNLKSLELHTCFNKNNIPGLACIFKSSPMLHTLILNIINDYKIVRRQWNKDTWEMSNSEEEKYWESETQTLKPFLQNLKVVKIHGFLEYENEVSLTKFLLKHGKALEEMILCTGHCKAKYSLQRQKIRSQMMGFSWASSNAKIAFH; this is translated from the exons ATGGGACTCTCTCATGTCCATTGCTTGACACTTGAAAGCCAATGCATTGAG ATTCTATCAAACAGTAATTATTTTGCAGTTGATCTAAATCCATTTAACAATCTCAAATCTTTGGAGTTGCATACGTGTTTCAACAAGAATAATATACCTGGATTGGCGTGCATATTCAAGAGCTCTCCCATGTTGCACACTCTGATTCTCAATATTATAAATGATTACAAGATTGTAAGGAGA CAATGGAATAAGGATACGTGGGAAATGTCCAACTCAGAGGAAGAAAAGTACTGGGAATCCGAAACCCAAACCTTGAAGCCCTTCCTACAAAACCTTAAGGTGGTAAAGATTCATGGGTTTTTAGAGTACGAGAATGAAGTTAGTCTAACAAAGTTCTTGCTGAAGCATGGAAAGGCCTTGGAAGAAATGATTCTGTGCACTGGACACTGCAAAGCTAAATATTCTCTCCAGAGACAAAAGATTAGGTCACAGATGATGGGATTTTCTTGGGCTTCTTCTAATGCTAAAATTGCATTTCACTGA